TCTATCTGTATGTCATTCTCGATATCTTCAGCCGTTATGTCGTCGGATGGATGGTTGCACACCGTGAACAGGCCATATTGGCACAACGGCTTATCTCCGATAGCTGTAAAAAACAGGCTATCAAGCCAGAACAACTGGTGATCCACGCTGATCGCGGCTCAAGCATGACATCGAAACCTGTGGCGTTTCTTCTGTCTGATCTGGGAATAACAAAAAGCCATTCTCGTCCTTACGTCAGTAACGACAACCCCTATTCGGAGGCACAGTTTAAAACCCTCAAGTATAGACCGGATTTCCCTGGTAATTTCGGTTCAATTGAGGACGCCAGGGTATTCTGCAAAAGCTTTTTTACCTGGTACAACGGAGAACATCATCATTCCGGCATCGGTCTGCTAAAACCAGAAGACGTCCACTATAGACGTACGGATCAAATTATGAAAGAACGCTCTCTTGTCTTAAAAACCGCCTTTGAAAATCACCCTAAACGATTCAAAGGAATTTCACCTAAACCACCAAGTATGCCTGTGGCTGCCTGGATTAATAAACCAAAAACGGAATATACTCTATGATTAGAGTCTAAATTATTTTTAAAAGTGTCTAATTTTCATTGACATATTCCGCTTCCGTCAACTGTGAGATAGCAAGCTCTGCTATGCGTTGCTCAAAGCTACCTCTAGAGCCAATATTTACACCGTTGTCAGTCAGTTCATCATACAATACCTTCCGATCCAACAGGTAGTTCTCAAGACAATACCTATCCCATTGAAGCACTCTCACAAGGTTCGTGCTTGCCAAGTTTTCCGGGCGTCTGTCCAAATCAAAAATGAAACAATTGAGTTTATCTAATTCACCCTTACGCTCTGCATCTTGTAGTGTTGCGATCTCCTTTTCTACCTCTCTGCGTCCACCCAAGCTTGTAATTTTATAGCCCATAACCTGGTCATAAAATCCCTCCTCCAATATAGCGGTATCATGCTCGCCTTCGACGAATATGTTTCCGCGAGAGAACAGAGTATCGGCAGCGGTTGTTCCTAATCGGCGAAGGGCTTCGAATATTTCCATTTGATCGCGTTCGTAAATCTTTGTCGCATCTTTATGGGAACGGAGATGATGAATACTACAGTCCTGTCTGTCAAAAGCAGCACCCAGAATATCAGCAGAATGGGTGCAGACCAGAACCTGTATATCATTGTCGGCAATGATCGTGCCGCTGAGAAAGGGCACGGTGTTCTTACAGACAGCGGGATTGAGGTGTAATTCAGGTTCGTCGGTAAGAGCAATACCCCCACGAGCAAGGCTCCGCCGTAAGAGCATGAAAGTCAGAATTAATCCCTTTTCACCACTACTCATGCTATCTATGTCAAAGACTTTGCCTGTTGATGCCTCTCTGATAGCGACCTTGAGGGTTCCTACCGGTGTTACCGATAAACCTACGAGTTCCTTGCCAGGTAGTAGTTTTTCCAGTACCTGCCTAAAATCATCATGGACTTTTGATTGATCAAGTCCAGAGAATAGCAGATTATTAACGATAGTTTGCTTGAGGCGTTGATATTTTGTTGAGGCTTGACCGATATGAGCCTGAATCTGGTTATTTGCTTCCCCTGAACCGATTTGTACGTTCACCTCGCCCGTGGGGAAGGCTCGGTCTGCCGGGAAATAACTAAACAGCGCCTGGTGTGGTGGACATCGACGTTCGAGAATGATTACCATGACTTGATTGAAGGGATCATCACCTCTGATCTGGCCCTTAGCTCCATCAATTGTCAACTGTATTGGTAAAATGAATGGTGCTTGGAATTTGTCTAGTCTTTCTCCTACTACCTTAATGGTACTTTCTAATCTCGATTTCCCTTCATTTGAAGACAGGTACTGCGTAAAAGCAAGCTGGCTTTGTTCATCCGAGCGAGCCATCTGTCCTCTTAAGAAATCAAGAGCAATTTGATTTCGGACACTCTTCAGATATTCAAGCTCATTGGCGTTCATTTCCAACTGCATCTGCACACGCACCGCCTCGTTCGGTTCGCGGGCAAGGGCAGAAAAATCGATATAATTGCTTAATTGTGGATGAGGTGAAGTGGCCCCAAGAGATACCAAAACTTGCTGCCCTTCTTGGAAGTAACGAGGCATGAGTAATGCTTTTGTAAGTCGAACAGCTTCAAGAATTGTTGTTTTTCCAATGGCGTTGGGTCCTACGATTACATTAGTTGGCTGGTCGAATTCACACTCAACATTGCTTAGACCGCGAAGATTCTCAATTTTAAGCT
The genomic region above belongs to Candidatus Brocadia sp. and contains:
- a CDS encoding transposase — protein: YLYVILDIFSRYVVGWMVAHREQAILAQRLISDSCKKQAIKPEQLVIHADRGSSMTSKPVAFLLSDLGITKSHSRPYVSNDNPYSEAQFKTLKYRPDFPGNFGSIEDARVFCKSFFTWYNGEHHHSGIGLLKPEDVHYRRTDQIMKERSLVLKTAFENHPKRFKGISPKPPSMPVAAWINKPKTEYTL
- a CDS encoding recombinase RecF; translation: MNQIKGVTSDMRIRKLKIENLRGLSNVECEFDQPTNVIVGPNAIGKTTILEAVRLTKALLMPRYFQEGQQVLVSLGATSPHPQLSNYIDFSALAREPNEAVRVQMQLEMNANELEYLKSVRNQIALDFLRGQMARSDEQSQLAFTQYLSSNEGKSRLESTIKVVGERLDKFQAPFILPIQLTIDGAKGQIRGDDPFNQVMVIILERRCPPHQALFSYFPADRAFPTGEVNVQIGSGEANNQIQAHIGQASTKYQRLKQTIVNNLLFSGLDQSKVHDDFRQVLEKLLPGKELVGLSVTPVGTLKVAIREASTGKVFDIDSMSSGEKGLILTFMLLRRSLARGGIALTDEPELHLNPAVCKNTVPFLSGTIIADNDIQVLVCTHSADILGAAFDRQDCSIHHLRSHKDATKIYERDQMEIFEALRRLGTTAADTLFSRGNIFVEGEHDTAILEEGFYDQVMGYKITSLGGRREVEKEIATLQDAERKGELDKLNCFIFDLDRRPENLASTNLVRVLQWDRYCLENYLLDRKVLYDELTDNGVNIGSRGSFEQRIAELAISQLTEAEYVNEN